The following are from one region of the Mesorhizobium shangrilense genome:
- a CDS encoding MocE family 2Fe-2S type ferredoxin has product MADWVEACAKDDVDEEDVIRFDHGGRTFAIYRSPDDAFFATDGLCTHEKVHLADGLVMDDIIECPKHNGRFNYKTGAARGAPVCVNLKTYPVKVEAGKVMIDIG; this is encoded by the coding sequence ATGGCTGATTGGGTTGAGGCGTGCGCCAAAGACGATGTGGACGAAGAGGATGTCATCCGCTTCGACCATGGCGGGCGCACCTTCGCGATCTACCGGTCGCCGGACGATGCGTTCTTCGCCACGGACGGATTATGCACGCATGAGAAGGTGCATCTGGCCGACGGGCTGGTAATGGACGACATCATCGAATGCCCCAAGCACAATGGCCGCTTCAATTACAAGACGGGCGCGGCCCGGGGCGCTCCGGTCTGCGTCAACCTGAAGACCTATCCGGTCAAGGTCGAGGCCGG